In a genomic window of Veillonellales bacterium:
- a CDS encoding flagellar assembly protein FliW gives MLIHSTRFGDIDVPAEQILQFPHGIPGFPAEKVFAYLVRDKKSPFSFLQSASDPNLTFLLAEPFTFFNDYEFALDDGIAQEMGLSEENPPQIFTMATLKGKLEDMTVNLLAPLVINTKERTGRQIILDRSQYSTRQKLFPNGLPQQAAKGGK, from the coding sequence ATGCTTATTCACTCTACCCGCTTCGGCGACATTGACGTTCCCGCAGAACAAATACTTCAGTTTCCTCATGGAATACCCGGTTTTCCGGCGGAAAAGGTTTTTGCTTATCTGGTACGGGACAAGAAAAGTCCTTTTTCTTTTTTACAGTCAGCTTCCGATCCGAATCTGACTTTTTTATTGGCGGAACCGTTTACTTTTTTCAATGATTATGAATTTGCGCTTGATGACGGAATTGCTCAGGAAATGGGGTTGTCGGAGGAAAATCCGCCTCAGATTTTTACCATGGCGACGCTGAAAGGCAAGCTGGAAGACATGACGGTGAATCTCTTGGCGCCACTAGTCATCAACACCAAGGAGCGCACCGGCAGGCAAATCATTCTGGATCGGTCCCAGTATTCAACCCGCCAGAAATTATTTCCCAACGGCTTGCCCCAGCAAGCTGCCAAAGGGGGTAAATAA